From the Rhizomicrobium palustre genome, the window ACAGCGCTCATGGGGTTGCCAGTGCCGTCCCGGCGGAGAGCTGCCATGCCCCGCCCCGTTGGCTAAGCACCAGACCAGCCTGGCTCAAGGCCGCCTTCAACTGCTCCGGCGAGCCAAGATAGGAAATGACGAGCCGCGCTTGGCCGATATCCATCGCCGCGACGTTCACGTTGGACACATTCGGCACCGCAGAAAGAGTGCTTTCCACCGCCGCGAATTGGGCGAGCGAGGCAACACGCAGATCGGCGATCAGTTTGCCCTTCTGGCTATAGTCGACCACCTTCTGGTTCTTCGACATGTCATCGACGACGCGCATCACCGCATCGGCGGCGCCGGGATAGGTCGCCACAACATTTTGCAGCAAGGGCACTTCCACCACCTGCTTGACCGGCAACTCCCCTGCCCCAACGCGCTTGACCGAGAGGATCAGCTTGTTGCCGAAGGCTTGCGCCAAGACCAGCACGGCTTCGCTCGCCTTCAGCTTGGCCGCGACGGGAGCGAGGTGATCCCAGGTGGCGGTATCGATGTTGAGGCCGTTGAGGGCGGCGGCGTCAGCAGCATCCCCCGGCGGCAGGCCGAATGGCACCGCGGCCATGGCAAAACGCGGCGAGGCAAAAGCCTGGGTCCAGGCCGAATTGCGGGCATAGCCGGGCGCAAGCGGCACCAGAAGGATGCGCTTAGCCGCGACCGAGGTGTAAGGAATGTTGGCGGCCTGCAGCACGCGCGCGACCGCTTCCGGATTGAAGGTGTAGGTCACGTCCGCGACATAGCGGGTGGTGGAGCGGCGCTCGTTGATCGGGAAATAGCCGATCACCATCTTTTGCATCTGCGCGGGATCGATCACCGGCTGGCGGGTCCAATCGGCCTGACGGGTCAAGCGGCGGAACAGCGTCGCCCAGGCCACCGGGCGCCCGGCCGCGATGGCCGAT encodes:
- a CDS encoding DUF2066 domain-containing protein produces the protein MRGFFRGLALVVAVVGAWALAPAAWAENTFEVANIHVDASGKSVEEARISAIAAGRPVAWATLFRRLTRQADWTRQPVIDPAQMQKMVIGYFPINERRSTTRYVADVTYTFNPEAVARVLQAANIPYTSVAAKRILLVPLAPGYARNSAWTQAFASPRFAMAAVPFGLPPGDAADAAALNGLNIDTATWDHLAPVAAKLKASEAVLVLAQAFGNKLILSVKRVGAGELPVKQVVEVPLLQNVVATYPGAADAVMRVVDDMSKNQKVVDYSQKGKLIADLRVASLAQFAAVESTLSAVPNVSNVNVAAMDIGQARLVISYLGSPEQLKAALSQAGLVLSQRGGAWQLSAGTALATP